From Methanobacterium congolense, one genomic window encodes:
- a CDS encoding threonine--tRNA ligase: protein MRILLIHSDYLKYKTKSKTRIAEKIEDEKKKGEFEDSLVVFTAVEKEDEKDPEAVVENAVVEVEDIMNKVKAENVVLYPYAHLSSSLSSPDAAKTILKGMESSLKDKGLQVQRVPFGWYKAFEVSCKGHPLSELSRTITAEKAEKKVEEEEEGEKSQFYIFQNGELIDPDEFQYDNRDFEKLVGYELGKLESTGEEPPHVRLMREKSLADYEPSADVGHLRWYPKGRLVRDLLADYVYNLVTERGAMPVETPIMYDLADDAIRVHAEKFGERQYRMGTKNKELMLRYACCFGAFRILADSFLTWKNLPVGMYELSTYSFRLEKKGEVVGLKRLRGFTMPDLHTVCRDVNHSMEEFEGQIDMCKQTGFDLGVNYEVIMRATRDFFEENKEWVYKASEKIGKPVLMEILPERKHYWIAKMDFAAMDYLGRPIENPTIQIDVESGERFGITYIDEEENEVNPIILHCSPTGSVERVICSLLEKTAIEMDEKPPMLPVWLTPTQVRVIPIAERHTEFALKIAEEIKANNIRVDVDDRHETVGKKIRNAGKEWAAYVIVIGDKELESDKITVNVRETNEKVETTVDELVQRIHAETEGMPFRKLPLPMKLANRVNF, encoded by the coding sequence AGTAGAAAAGGAAGATGAAAAAGACCCTGAAGCAGTGGTTGAGAATGCGGTAGTGGAAGTTGAGGATATAATGAACAAGGTTAAGGCAGAAAATGTGGTGTTATACCCATACGCCCACCTAAGTTCCTCCTTAAGTTCACCAGATGCTGCAAAAACCATACTCAAAGGTATGGAATCATCCCTGAAGGACAAGGGCCTCCAGGTTCAGAGGGTTCCCTTCGGATGGTACAAGGCCTTCGAAGTTTCATGTAAGGGACACCCACTTTCCGAGCTTTCAAGAACCATCACAGCTGAAAAGGCTGAAAAAAAGGTTGAAGAGGAGGAAGAGGGAGAAAAATCACAGTTCTACATATTCCAAAACGGTGAACTCATTGATCCAGATGAGTTCCAGTACGATAACAGGGACTTTGAAAAGCTCGTTGGATACGAACTTGGAAAACTGGAATCTACAGGGGAGGAACCACCACATGTCAGACTCATGAGGGAAAAATCCCTTGCAGACTACGAGCCATCAGCAGATGTGGGACATCTTCGCTGGTATCCTAAGGGCAGGCTTGTTAGGGATCTCCTTGCAGACTACGTTTACAACCTGGTAACTGAAAGGGGAGCAATGCCTGTTGAAACACCAATCATGTACGACCTTGCAGACGATGCAATAAGGGTACACGCAGAGAAATTCGGGGAACGCCAGTATAGAATGGGAACCAAGAACAAGGAGCTCATGCTCAGGTACGCATGCTGCTTTGGAGCCTTCAGAATACTTGCAGATTCATTCCTGACATGGAAGAACCTTCCGGTTGGAATGTACGAGCTTTCAACCTACAGTTTCAGGCTGGAGAAGAAGGGAGAGGTTGTTGGACTTAAAAGGCTCAGGGGATTCACCATGCCTGACCTTCACACAGTCTGCAGGGACGTGAATCATTCCATGGAGGAATTTGAGGGTCAGATCGACATGTGCAAACAGACTGGCTTTGACCTTGGAGTGAACTACGAGGTCATAATGAGGGCAACACGGGACTTCTTCGAGGAGAACAAGGAATGGGTATACAAGGCATCTGAAAAAATAGGCAAACCCGTGCTCATGGAGATACTGCCTGAGAGAAAACACTACTGGATAGCCAAGATGGACTTCGCAGCCATGGACTACCTTGGAAGGCCAATAGAAAATCCAACCATTCAGATAGATGTGGAAAGTGGTGAGAGGTTCGGAATAACCTACATAGACGAGGAAGAAAATGAAGTGAACCCAATAATCCTCCACTGCAGTCCAACAGGAAGTGTTGAAAGGGTTATATGCAGTTTACTCGAGAAAACAGCCATTGAAATGGATGAAAAACCACCAATGCTCCCAGTATGGCTCACACCAACCCAGGTACGTGTCATACCAATAGCTGAACGCCACACAGAATTCGCACTCAAAATTGCAGAGGAAATCAAGGCCAACAACATAAGGGTCGATGTTGACGACCGCCATGAAACAGTGGGTAAGAAGATAAGGAACGCTGGAAAAGAATGGGCAGCCTACGTTATTGTTATCGGTGACAAAGAGCTTGAAAGCGACAAGATCACTGTGAACGTCCGTGAAACCAATGAGAAAGTTGAAACAACAGTTGATGAACTGGTTCAGAGGATCCACGCCGAGACAGAGGGAATGCCGTTCAGAAAACTTCCACTGCCAATGAAACTGGCTAATAGGGTTAATTTTTAA